One part of the Tunicatimonas pelagia genome encodes these proteins:
- a CDS encoding sensor histidine kinase, producing MKNQDNNVKHERDLETLRQFAEQHPSDIIQLIDAIPIGICITNKQGHFVNVNLAYCDFYGYSPEELIGNSFLKVIPEDFQHEMKHLHNQFMRKRHELLGKWEVVDKSGATRKILSSAAYLPATKMGGPFKMTFITEEDESQQALNNLEITIQLLQRKISAQEMAQQLSDHDLRNNLSSILQIVDVLLDKQPTEEQKVWLNHLKQRSGDTLGMLKATSDYAKMEQGEYEPEKTEFDLVKVIREELYGLKKVILYKQLQVLLSYQSKPCNEETQVKVLADKFYMKRLLHNLLLNAVEASPESQEIVISLEHNRFFKIVIHNQGAVPQDIQSNFFDKFATSGKKKGTGLGTYIAKLVVEIHQGTIAYQSSEQEGTDIIILLPQSVLLHS from the coding sequence ATGAAAAATCAAGATAATAACGTTAAGCACGAACGTGACTTGGAAACGCTGCGCCAATTTGCGGAACAACACCCTAGTGATATTATACAACTGATTGATGCAATTCCGATAGGTATATGCATTACAAATAAGCAGGGACATTTTGTGAACGTAAATCTGGCCTACTGTGATTTTTACGGTTATTCGCCCGAAGAGCTAATTGGTAATTCCTTTCTGAAAGTAATTCCCGAAGACTTTCAACACGAAATGAAGCACCTGCACAACCAGTTTATGAGAAAGCGCCACGAGTTGCTAGGAAAGTGGGAGGTAGTTGATAAGAGCGGAGCTACCCGTAAGATACTCTCTAGCGCGGCTTATTTACCTGCTACCAAGATGGGCGGGCCTTTTAAAATGACGTTTATCACAGAGGAAGATGAGAGCCAGCAAGCACTGAATAATCTTGAAATAACAATTCAGCTACTTCAAAGAAAGATCAGTGCCCAGGAGATGGCTCAGCAGCTTTCTGATCATGACTTGCGAAATAATTTATCATCGATCTTACAAATTGTAGATGTTCTACTGGATAAGCAGCCTACGGAAGAACAGAAGGTCTGGTTGAATCACTTGAAGCAGCGCAGCGGTGATACTCTGGGTATGCTGAAGGCTACCTCTGATTACGCCAAGATGGAGCAGGGAGAATATGAGCCCGAGAAAACAGAATTTGATCTAGTGAAAGTAATCCGAGAGGAGTTATACGGTCTGAAGAAGGTAATCCTCTACAAACAGCTTCAAGTTTTATTGTCGTATCAGAGTAAACCTTGCAACGAGGAGACTCAAGTAAAAGTATTGGCTGATAAGTTTTATATGAAGCGGCTGCTTCATAATCTGCTGCTCAATGCAGTGGAGGCTTCGCCGGAATCTCAAGAAATAGTGATTTCGCTAGAACACAATCGTTTCTTTAAAATTGTCATCCATAATCAGGGTGCTGTCCCCCAAGATATTCAAAGCAATTTTTTTGATAAATTTGCTACTTCGGGCAAGAAAAAAGGTACGGGGTTAGGAACCTATATTGCTAAATTAGTAGTAGAAATTCACCAGGGTACAATTGCCTACCAAAGCAGTGAACAAGAGGGTACCGATATTATTATTCTACTGCCCCAGTCCGTATTACTGCATTCGTAG
- the recQ gene encoding DNA helicase RecQ: protein MSTQSLFSSLLPTLEKYFGYTAFRENQREIIETILAGQDTLVLMPTGGGKSLCYQIPAILLGGLTVVVSPLISLMKDQVDALRLNGIKAAYLNSSLSPEEQQQVFRQLRQQELKLLYLAPERLIDAENRFITFLKSINTSLLAIDEAHCISQWGHDFRPEYRMLADIRKALDDVPTVALTATADPVTQQDILDKLQLRQPKVFISSFNRENIYYQVAPKRQSYAQLLDFLAERRDQSGIIYVLSRASTEDLAERLTQDGFPAKPYHAKLASQVKEKHQDEFLKDEVPIVVATVAFGMGINKSNVRFVVHMDLPKNIEGYYQETGRAGRDGLASNALLFYSYADVIKLQGFVEVAGNQEQSRVLREKLQQMAIFADLRSCRRKFLLNYFGEEAPDYCGSCDVCRNDYKTFDGTVIAQKALSAVARLGERFGGGYVIDFLRGSKSEKIWQEHKQLKTYGAGADVSKKDWHRYLNDLLRLGYLQKSDDKFPTLQLTEQSWSVLKGQEKVTLVEIAEPEAITIKSSAKPMDEHLFSLLKGLRRQLAQDENVPAYVIFSDATLQEMATYLPTQPEDLPHISGFGEVKIAKYGSAFLDEINQYCTEHDLDSRMSQLRRRSRKKQAAKPKTDTKQRTYDYYQQGKTIAEIARARNLSTNTISTHLAYFVQNGSVDVTKLVDPATITKIEDAIYVHGNRALKPLKDSLDDSISYDEIRLVIAHQHR from the coding sequence ATGTCAACCCAATCGCTCTTCTCCTCACTGCTCCCAACCCTTGAAAAATACTTTGGCTACACGGCTTTTCGCGAAAATCAGCGAGAGATTATAGAAACTATTCTCGCCGGACAAGATACGTTGGTGCTAATGCCTACTGGTGGGGGAAAATCACTGTGCTACCAAATTCCGGCTATTTTACTTGGCGGGCTTACCGTAGTAGTCTCTCCACTCATTTCGCTAATGAAAGATCAGGTAGATGCTCTACGGCTCAACGGTATTAAAGCCGCGTACCTGAATTCTTCCCTAAGCCCGGAAGAACAGCAGCAAGTGTTTCGTCAACTACGGCAGCAAGAACTGAAATTACTGTACCTAGCTCCCGAGCGACTAATTGATGCTGAAAATCGATTTATCACCTTTCTTAAAAGTATTAACACCTCGCTACTGGCCATTGACGAGGCGCACTGTATCTCGCAGTGGGGGCACGACTTCCGACCGGAGTACCGGATGCTAGCTGATATTAGAAAAGCATTGGACGATGTGCCCACGGTGGCACTCACCGCCACGGCTGATCCGGTGACCCAGCAGGATATTTTGGATAAGCTTCAGCTTCGCCAACCCAAAGTTTTCATCTCTAGCTTTAACCGGGAAAATATTTATTACCAAGTTGCCCCTAAACGACAGAGTTACGCTCAGCTACTCGATTTTCTGGCCGAGCGTCGCGACCAATCGGGAATTATCTACGTGCTTTCCCGAGCCTCAACCGAAGATTTAGCCGAACGATTAACCCAAGATGGATTTCCAGCTAAGCCTTACCATGCTAAACTAGCCAGCCAGGTGAAGGAAAAGCATCAAGACGAATTCTTGAAAGATGAAGTACCCATTGTTGTGGCTACGGTAGCATTTGGAATGGGAATCAATAAATCGAATGTGCGATTTGTGGTGCATATGGATTTGCCGAAAAATATTGAAGGTTACTACCAGGAAACCGGACGGGCGGGGCGCGACGGACTGGCTAGTAACGCCCTACTCTTTTACAGTTACGCCGACGTAATTAAGCTCCAGGGGTTTGTAGAGGTAGCGGGTAACCAAGAGCAAAGCCGGGTGCTACGCGAAAAGCTCCAGCAAATGGCTATTTTTGCCGACTTACGTAGCTGCCGACGCAAGTTTCTGTTGAACTATTTTGGTGAGGAAGCTCCTGACTACTGCGGTAGTTGCGACGTTTGCCGTAACGATTATAAAACATTCGACGGTACCGTCATTGCCCAGAAAGCACTATCGGCAGTGGCTCGACTGGGTGAACGTTTTGGCGGAGGTTATGTAATTGATTTTCTACGAGGTTCAAAGTCGGAGAAAATCTGGCAAGAACATAAGCAGCTAAAAACCTACGGGGCCGGAGCCGATGTTAGTAAAAAAGACTGGCATCGTTACCTGAACGACTTGCTACGCCTGGGCTATTTGCAAAAGTCCGACGATAAGTTTCCTACGCTACAACTTACTGAACAAAGCTGGTCGGTACTGAAGGGGCAAGAAAAAGTAACGTTGGTTGAAATTGCTGAACCTGAAGCGATCACGATCAAATCGTCGGCCAAACCGATGGACGAACATCTTTTTTCACTACTGAAAGGGCTACGCCGCCAGTTGGCTCAAGATGAAAATGTGCCGGCTTACGTTATATTTTCTGATGCTACTCTACAAGAGATGGCTACTTATTTGCCTACGCAACCTGAAGACCTTCCGCATATTAGCGGCTTTGGTGAAGTGAAAATTGCCAAATACGGCTCCGCTTTTCTCGACGAGATTAATCAGTACTGCACTGAGCACGACTTGGACTCCCGTATGTCGCAGCTCCGGCGACGCTCCCGGAAAAAGCAAGCTGCTAAACCCAAAACTGATACCAAACAACGTACTTACGACTACTACCAGCAAGGCAAAACAATTGCTGAGATTGCCCGAGCACGTAACTTGAGTACTAACACCATCAGTACCCATTTAGCCTATTTTGTGCAGAATGGTTCGGTAGATGTTACCAAATTGGTTGATCCGGCTACTATTACTAAAATTGAAGATGCCATCTACGTACACGGCAACCGAGCCTTAAAACCTCTCAAAGATTCGTTAGATGACAGCATCAGCTACGACGAGATACGACTAGTGATTGCTCACCAACATCGGTAG
- a CDS encoding sensor histidine kinase — translation MITKRSTSQSVQSGSPAAGSPAAGSPATESQQADEEIENNEMFRLAMEHSAIGLALISPDGHWLKVNQALCDIVGYTEKELLKIDFQTITHPDDLEDDLELIHRLLAGDIETYTIKKRYFHKNRTIIWIKLTASIVRDEYYQPLYFIAQIQDQTEEHQNQEKLRRTNKELERLTSQISHDVRSPLESSIRVLSLTKRAFERDDIAGAKETVNIVENQLEKLRALVDDILAITKARHQEEPISEVNFAAIVGDALEKFSHMDNFERIVFHQKFDYRRSFKTQPGRIISIVENLLSNAIKYQDPSEEDPQIAIHCFEKEGYILFQISDNGLGIDEKYYHKMFRMFQRFHAINALGSGIGLYLVRQNAEALGGTVEFIPRTKGCCFVLSIPKLK, via the coding sequence ATGATCACGAAAAGATCAACTTCTCAGTCAGTGCAATCAGGGTCGCCTGCCGCAGGGTCGCCTGCCGCAGGATCGCCTGCCACAGAATCACAACAAGCTGATGAAGAAATAGAAAATAATGAAATGTTCCGGCTGGCAATGGAACATTCAGCCATTGGACTCGCTCTTATATCTCCCGATGGGCATTGGCTAAAAGTAAATCAGGCATTGTGTGATATTGTGGGGTATACTGAAAAGGAACTACTAAAGATTGATTTTCAAACCATTACCCACCCCGACGACTTAGAGGATGATTTAGAATTGATCCACCGATTATTGGCGGGAGACATTGAGACCTACACTATAAAAAAACGGTACTTCCATAAAAACCGAACTATCATCTGGATTAAGTTAACCGCTTCAATTGTCCGAGACGAATATTATCAACCTCTATACTTTATTGCTCAGATTCAGGATCAGACGGAAGAACACCAAAACCAAGAAAAGCTTCGGCGTACCAACAAGGAGTTAGAACGATTAACCTCGCAGATTTCTCACGATGTGCGTAGTCCTTTAGAGTCGTCTATACGAGTGCTTAGTTTAACCAAACGTGCTTTTGAGCGAGATGATATTGCCGGAGCAAAGGAAACGGTCAACATCGTAGAAAATCAGTTAGAAAAGCTGCGTGCTCTGGTAGATGATATTTTAGCTATTACCAAAGCTCGGCATCAGGAAGAACCAATATCCGAAGTTAACTTTGCAGCAATTGTGGGAGATGCTCTTGAGAAGTTTAGCCACATGGATAACTTTGAGCGTATCGTTTTTCACCAAAAATTTGACTATCGTCGTTCCTTCAAAACTCAACCGGGACGAATCATATCGATTGTGGAAAACTTACTCTCGAATGCTATTAAATACCAGGATCCGAGTGAAGAAGACCCACAGATTGCTATCCACTGCTTTGAAAAGGAAGGCTATATTCTCTTCCAAATATCGGATAACGGCTTGGGGATTGATGAGAAGTATTACCACAAAATGTTCAGGATGTTCCAACGCTTTCATGCCATTAATGCTTTGGGTTCAGGTATTGGCCTGTATCTCGTCAGACAGAATGCGGAAGCACTAGGGGGTACTGTTGAATTCATTCCCCGCACCAAAGGGTGCTGTTTTGTTCTGTCTATTCCAAAGCTCAAATAA
- a CDS encoding pyruvate carboxylase: MSESIRPINKILVANRGEIAIRILRAASELRIRTVALYTYEDRYSLHRYKADEAYQIGEDDEPLKPYLDIEAIILLAKRQEIDAIHPGYGFLSENVRFARRCREEGIIFVGPEAEVMEKLGDKVSAKEIAIAAEVPVIEDSQQALSEVSIAVEEANRIGYPIMVKAASGGGGRGMRVVREEKELKQAYSEASSEAQKAFGDDTVFLEKFIEQPKHIEIQIMGDNFGNIVHLFERDCSVQRRFQKVVEVAPSANLSQETKDQLYEYALRIARYVNYNNVGTVEFLVDREENIYFIEVNPRIQVEHTITEQITGIDIVRSQILIAQGRKLSDPRIFIKEQSDIQCNGFAVQCRVTTEDPKNNFRPDYGTIIAYRNAGGFGIRLDEGSSYPGVKISPFFDSMLVKVTATGRTLKGASQRLQRTLREFRIRGVKTNMGFLINVISHPTFYRGEATVNFIGDHPELFDIREGLDRATRTLMYIADVTVNGNPNIRFLDTNKTFRTPILPNQTMRESTTNAEVNYQYVPYPKGSKDHLKELGREKFCAWLKNEKPVQFTDTTFRDAHQSLLATRMRTVDMMRVAESFAKHHPQVFSMEVWGGATFDVTMRFLYEDPWERLAQFREAIPNILLQMLLRGSNAVGYKAYPDNLIERFVEKAWETGIDIFRIFDSLNWVEAMKVSIRTVRERTEALAEAAICYTGDLQNPDNKKYTLQYYLDMARQLEDEGAHILAIKDMAGLLKPLAAKQLVSELKKAVDLPIHLHTHDTASVQSATYLNAVEAGADVIDVAIGAMSGLTSQPNFNSVVAMLTGHEREQKFDLDSLNEYSVYWEAVREYYYPFESGLKAGTAEVYDTEIPGGQYSNLRPQAVALGLEDKFEQIKKNYAKVNQLFGNIVKVTPSSKVVGDMALYMTSNNLTIGDILLSDGQDKNSNLSFPESVVNLFRGDLGQPYGGFPEKVQKVVLKNEKPISGRPNEHLDPIDFDAEFTEFKERFDKDCTELDFLSYRLYPKVYEDFYNHRKVYGDMSALPTPAFFYGLKNGEEVLVNIAEGKVIVIKLLFISDADENGYRHVTFELNGQSRRVRVKDNNLTVKVAAHQKVDKNNDTEVGAPLQGKLAQMLAQAGQEVEEGTPLFVIEAMKMETTISAPRAGKVQKVHLNAGVMVEQDDLVVELE, translated from the coding sequence ATGTCTGAGTCTATTCGCCCAATCAATAAAATTCTGGTTGCTAACCGAGGGGAAATTGCCATCCGTATTCTACGAGCAGCTTCGGAGCTACGCATTCGCACGGTTGCGCTGTATACCTACGAAGATCGTTACTCCCTGCACCGCTACAAAGCTGATGAGGCGTACCAAATAGGCGAAGATGATGAGCCGCTAAAACCTTACTTAGATATTGAGGCAATTATTCTACTAGCGAAACGGCAAGAGATAGATGCGATTCATCCCGGTTACGGGTTTTTGTCGGAGAACGTTCGGTTTGCCCGCCGCTGCCGGGAGGAGGGAATTATTTTTGTGGGACCCGAGGCCGAGGTGATGGAGAAATTAGGCGACAAGGTATCCGCTAAAGAAATTGCGATTGCAGCCGAAGTTCCGGTGATTGAAGATAGTCAGCAGGCACTCAGCGAGGTGTCAATTGCGGTAGAAGAAGCCAATCGAATTGGTTACCCCATTATGGTGAAGGCCGCCTCAGGCGGAGGGGGCCGGGGAATGCGAGTGGTTCGCGAAGAGAAAGAGCTGAAGCAAGCCTACTCTGAGGCCAGCAGCGAAGCCCAGAAAGCATTCGGGGATGATACGGTTTTTTTGGAGAAGTTTATTGAGCAGCCTAAGCATATCGAGATTCAGATTATGGGCGATAACTTCGGTAATATCGTTCATCTGTTTGAGCGAGACTGCTCGGTGCAGCGCCGGTTTCAGAAGGTGGTGGAGGTAGCTCCCTCAGCCAACCTATCCCAAGAAACGAAAGACCAGCTCTACGAGTACGCCCTGCGGATTGCCCGCTACGTGAACTACAATAACGTAGGCACGGTAGAGTTTCTGGTAGATCGGGAAGAGAATATCTACTTCATTGAGGTGAACCCTCGCATCCAGGTGGAGCACACCATTACCGAGCAGATCACTGGAATCGATATTGTACGCTCTCAAATTCTTATCGCGCAGGGGCGAAAACTGTCCGATCCGCGGATTTTCATTAAGGAGCAGTCGGATATTCAGTGTAACGGTTTTGCGGTGCAGTGCCGGGTAACCACCGAAGATCCTAAAAACAACTTTCGCCCCGACTACGGAACGATTATCGCCTATCGCAACGCCGGTGGTTTCGGCATTCGCCTGGATGAAGGCAGTTCGTATCCCGGAGTGAAGATTTCCCCTTTCTTCGATTCTATGCTGGTAAAAGTGACTGCCACCGGGCGAACGCTAAAGGGAGCTTCTCAGCGATTGCAGCGCACCCTGCGGGAGTTTCGCATTCGGGGAGTGAAGACCAATATGGGTTTTCTGATTAACGTAATCTCGCACCCTACTTTCTACCGAGGCGAGGCTACCGTGAATTTTATTGGCGATCATCCGGAACTCTTCGATATTCGAGAAGGGCTCGATCGGGCTACTCGCACGCTAATGTATATTGCTGACGTAACGGTAAACGGCAATCCGAATATCCGGTTTCTAGATACGAATAAAACGTTTCGTACTCCCATTCTGCCCAACCAAACGATGCGGGAATCAACCACGAATGCGGAGGTGAATTACCAGTATGTGCCTTATCCGAAGGGCAGTAAAGACCACCTGAAAGAACTAGGGCGAGAGAAATTTTGCGCGTGGTTGAAAAACGAAAAGCCGGTTCAATTTACCGACACTACGTTTCGCGATGCTCATCAATCATTGCTGGCTACCCGGATGCGTACCGTAGATATGATGCGCGTGGCCGAAAGTTTTGCCAAGCACCATCCGCAAGTATTTTCTATGGAGGTGTGGGGCGGAGCTACCTTCGATGTAACCATGCGGTTTTTGTACGAAGACCCTTGGGAGCGATTAGCTCAATTTCGGGAAGCAATTCCGAACATTCTGCTGCAAATGCTGCTGCGGGGTTCCAACGCGGTGGGTTACAAAGCCTACCCGGATAACTTAATTGAGCGATTTGTTGAAAAAGCCTGGGAAACAGGTATTGATATCTTCCGTATTTTCGATTCGCTCAACTGGGTGGAAGCCATGAAGGTAAGTATCCGAACGGTACGGGAGCGAACTGAAGCTTTGGCTGAGGCAGCCATCTGCTACACCGGAGATTTACAAAACCCGGATAATAAAAAATACACCTTGCAGTATTACCTCGATATGGCTCGGCAACTGGAAGACGAAGGAGCGCATATTTTGGCAATTAAAGATATGGCCGGACTGCTGAAACCGCTGGCAGCCAAGCAACTGGTGAGTGAACTGAAGAAAGCGGTTGATTTACCTATTCATTTGCATACCCACGATACTGCTTCGGTGCAGTCCGCTACTTATCTGAATGCCGTAGAGGCTGGAGCGGATGTGATTGATGTAGCGATCGGAGCAATGTCGGGACTAACCTCTCAGCCTAATTTCAATAGTGTGGTTGCTATGCTAACGGGGCACGAACGGGAGCAGAAATTTGATCTGGATTCGCTCAATGAGTACTCAGTGTATTGGGAAGCGGTGCGGGAGTACTACTATCCCTTTGAGTCGGGATTGAAAGCGGGCACTGCTGAGGTGTACGATACTGAGATTCCGGGTGGGCAGTATTCAAACTTGCGTCCGCAGGCGGTGGCTTTAGGGTTAGAAGATAAATTTGAGCAAATCAAGAAGAACTACGCCAAAGTTAATCAGCTATTTGGCAATATTGTGAAGGTGACACCCTCATCGAAGGTAGTGGGAGATATGGCGCTGTACATGACTTCCAACAATCTGACCATCGGTGATATTCTACTTAGCGATGGGCAAGATAAAAATAGCAACTTATCATTTCCCGAGTCGGTAGTAAATCTATTTCGGGGCGATTTGGGTCAGCCCTACGGTGGTTTTCCGGAGAAGGTACAAAAGGTGGTGCTGAAAAATGAAAAGCCCATCAGTGGTCGCCCCAATGAACATCTAGATCCCATTGACTTTGATGCTGAGTTTACCGAGTTCAAAGAGCGATTTGATAAAGATTGCACTGAACTAGATTTTTTATCGTACCGGCTGTATCCTAAAGTTTACGAAGACTTCTACAACCACCGCAAGGTTTACGGCGACATGTCGGCATTGCCCACTCCCGCTTTTTTCTACGGGCTGAAGAATGGGGAAGAGGTACTGGTTAATATCGCCGAAGGAAAGGTAATTGTTATCAAACTATTATTTATCTCGGATGCTGATGAAAATGGCTACCGCCACGTAACTTTTGAGCTAAACGGTCAATCGCGGCGGGTGCGGGTAAAAGACAATAACCTGACAGTGAAGGTTGCGGCTCATCAGAAAGTTGATAAGAATAACGACACCGAGGTGGGAGCCCCCTTGCAAGGAAAACTAGCCCAGATGTTAGCTCAAGCCGGGCAGGAAGTAGAAGAAGGCACTCCGCTATTTGTTATCGAAGCTATGAAAATGGAAACTACAATCTCAGCCCCCCGAGCTGGGAAAGTACAAAAAGTACATCTAAATGCGGGAGTAATGGTAGAGCAAGATGATTTAGTGGTGGAGTTAGAGTAG
- the hemA gene encoding glutamyl-tRNA reductase, producing MHHLFKAISLTYKNSPVEVREQVALSSEEANELLGRTKELTDIRDVLILSTCNRTEIYYSHEENLSDLLVTLLGLVKGFDNENTRTYNPYFTRLNNSHSAMRHLFQVAVGLESQVIGDLQITNQVKRAYQASADADMAGPFLHRLLHTVFYSNKRVVQETAFRDGAASISYAATEMVQHLTGKFSDPQVLLIGLGEIGADVAKNLGDSKHRKARIAITNRTRSKAEELATAYDFTTYDFADLSQAISASDIIISSVGMAKPLLTHNLLSQISLRPSARFIDLSVPRSIEPAITKLPSTYLYNIDDIRNRADQALSLRLAAVPDVKFIIEESLRELQQWAQEMEVSPTIQRLKNALEQIRQEEMARYLKDVDDQQAAHIEKITRSMMQKIIKLPVLQLKAACKRGEAETLIDVLNDLFDLEKHPAKRT from the coding sequence ATGCACCATCTTTTCAAAGCAATATCATTAACTTATAAGAATAGTCCGGTTGAAGTCCGAGAACAAGTTGCCCTCTCTTCCGAAGAAGCAAATGAGTTATTGGGAAGAACTAAGGAACTTACTGATATTCGGGATGTGCTCATTCTCTCTACCTGCAACCGAACTGAAATCTACTATTCTCACGAAGAAAATTTAAGTGATCTGCTGGTTACGCTTCTAGGACTAGTAAAGGGATTTGATAATGAGAATACGCGTACCTATAATCCCTACTTTACCCGGCTTAATAATAGCCATTCGGCGATGCGCCACCTGTTTCAGGTAGCCGTGGGGTTAGAATCGCAGGTAATTGGTGATTTACAAATTACCAATCAAGTAAAACGGGCGTACCAAGCTTCGGCTGATGCTGATATGGCGGGGCCTTTCTTGCACCGTTTACTGCATACGGTATTTTATTCTAACAAACGAGTGGTGCAGGAAACAGCGTTTCGCGACGGAGCCGCCTCTATCTCGTACGCAGCAACGGAGATGGTGCAACACCTAACCGGAAAATTCTCTGATCCTCAAGTACTACTGATAGGTTTGGGCGAAATTGGAGCCGACGTAGCTAAAAACTTAGGAGATAGTAAGCACCGCAAAGCTCGCATTGCCATTACCAATCGTACCCGATCTAAGGCTGAAGAATTGGCGACTGCTTACGACTTCACTACTTACGACTTTGCTGATCTTTCTCAAGCTATTTCAGCATCAGATATTATTATTTCTTCGGTAGGGATGGCTAAGCCACTGCTAACGCACAACCTGCTCTCCCAAATATCATTGCGACCGTCGGCCCGCTTTATTGATCTTTCGGTGCCGCGCAGTATTGAGCCTGCTATCACTAAGTTGCCTAGCACGTATCTTTACAATATTGATGATATCCGAAACCGGGCGGATCAGGCACTTAGCCTTCGGTTGGCAGCGGTACCCGATGTAAAGTTTATTATTGAAGAGTCGCTCCGGGAGCTTCAGCAGTGGGCACAAGAAATGGAGGTGTCGCCTACCATCCAACGGCTTAAAAATGCGTTGGAGCAAATTCGTCAGGAAGAGATGGCCCGCTATCTCAAAGATGTAGACGACCAGCAAGCCGCTCACATAGAAAAAATTACCCGCAGCATGATGCAAAAGATTATCAAGCTGCCGGTGCTTCAACTCAAAGCGGCCTGCAAGCGAGGTGAAGCCGAAACCCTCATTGACGTACTCAACGACCTCTTCGATCTAGAGAAACATCCGGCTAAGCGCACGTAA
- a CDS encoding SDR family oxidoreductase: protein MIKSISVLGCGWLGFPLAKALVAQGYEVLGSTTNSEKLPSLEQAGVRPYLVALSPEINPSVEQAFFRSDVLVVNIPPGRRRDDVEHFYPQQIGEILKQNPTRRIIFVSSTSIYPNLNREVTEKDFLVGESERQSLRVSGRALIAAEQLVQQFSDQATIVRFCGLMGPNRHPGSFLAGKKLNSSGQAPINFIHRDDCVAILLKIIQGNYWGKTFNACADEHPTKEEFYQQATQKIGEQPPQFSSEKLLPFKSISSEKLKKELAYQFKYSDPRDAL from the coding sequence ATGATTAAAAGTATTAGCGTGCTAGGTTGCGGGTGGCTGGGTTTTCCTCTGGCTAAAGCTCTGGTAGCCCAGGGGTACGAAGTTTTGGGGTCTACTACTAACTCTGAGAAACTACCTTCACTGGAGCAAGCCGGTGTTCGCCCTTATTTGGTAGCATTATCACCGGAGATTAACCCCTCGGTTGAACAGGCATTTTTCCGAAGCGATGTCTTGGTAGTTAATATTCCTCCGGGTCGGAGGCGAGACGATGTCGAACACTTTTATCCCCAGCAGATCGGCGAAATCTTAAAACAAAATCCAACCCGAAGAATCATTTTTGTTAGCTCCACTTCTATCTACCCCAACCTAAATCGGGAGGTTACTGAGAAAGACTTTCTAGTGGGTGAATCTGAGCGGCAATCGCTTCGGGTGAGCGGACGGGCGCTGATAGCGGCGGAGCAATTGGTGCAGCAGTTTTCCGATCAGGCTACCATCGTTCGGTTTTGCGGGTTGATGGGCCCCAACCGTCATCCGGGAAGTTTTTTGGCCGGCAAAAAACTGAACAGCAGCGGACAAGCCCCGATAAACTTTATTCATCGGGATGACTGCGTAGCAATTCTTCTTAAAATTATTCAGGGAAACTACTGGGGCAAAACGTTCAACGCTTGTGCGGATGAGCATCCGACTAAAGAGGAATTTTATCAGCAGGCCACGCAAAAAATAGGGGAGCAGCCACCGCAGTTTTCATCAGAAAAATTGCTGCCTTTTAAATCAATAAGTAGCGAGAAGCTTAAGAAAGAACTGGCGTACCAATTTAAGTACAGCGACCCGAGGGATGCGTTATAA
- a CDS encoding DUF2797 domain-containing protein: MSTELSSPVQYTLQLNDDPLLVNKLIGHQIKIVFAERINCVNCGRLTKKSFGQGFCYPCFIKSPQNSECIIHPEQCRAHLGEGRDPEWEKKNHLQPHIVYLAQTDAIKVGVTRSTQVPTRWIDQGAWKAAPIAAVPYRYLAGAIEVALKANFTDKTNWRNMLKNETNDELSLSSYQQTVQNVIPEEFKEYYTPDTAVTEIEYPVLEYPKKVKSVLLTKQPIIEGRLTGIRGQYWILGDGRVFNVRNHSGYFVQLSVA, translated from the coding sequence ATGAGCACTGAGTTATCTTCACCAGTGCAATATACACTACAGTTAAATGACGACCCACTACTGGTTAATAAACTAATTGGTCACCAAATAAAAATAGTGTTTGCAGAACGAATCAATTGTGTCAACTGCGGTCGGCTTACTAAAAAATCATTCGGTCAGGGGTTTTGTTATCCTTGCTTTATTAAATCGCCCCAAAACTCCGAGTGTATTATTCATCCTGAGCAGTGCCGGGCTCATTTAGGCGAGGGGCGTGATCCCGAGTGGGAGAAGAAAAACCACTTGCAACCTCACATTGTATACTTAGCCCAAACAGATGCTATTAAAGTAGGAGTAACTCGCTCTACCCAAGTACCCACCCGATGGATTGACCAAGGAGCTTGGAAAGCGGCACCCATCGCTGCTGTTCCCTACCGTTACCTGGCTGGAGCAATTGAAGTGGCGTTGAAAGCCAATTTCACCGATAAAACCAATTGGCGAAATATGCTGAAGAATGAGACCAATGATGAACTTAGCCTCAGTTCTTACCAACAAACCGTTCAAAACGTTATTCCAGAAGAGTTTAAAGAGTACTACACCCCAGATACAGCAGTTACTGAGATTGAATATCCGGTATTAGAATATCCGAAAAAGGTAAAGAGCGTGCTGCTAACTAAGCAACCCATAATAGAAGGAAGGCTAACCGGAATACGCGGACAGTACTGGATATTAGGCGATGGGCGAGTATTTAATGTGCGTAACCACAGCGGTTACTTCGTACAGCTTTCCGTAGCGTAA